A region from the Misgurnus anguillicaudatus chromosome 7, ASM2758022v2, whole genome shotgun sequence genome encodes:
- the gjb3 gene encoding gap junction protein beta 3, protein MDWKTFQALLSGVNKYSTAFGRIWLSVVFVFRVMVYVVAAERVWGDEQKDFDCNTKQPGCANVCYDHFFPMSHIRLWALQLIFVTCPSLMVVMHVKYREERERKYRVKHGENAKLYDNTGKKHGGLWWTYLISLFVKTGIEITFLYILHHIYDSFYLPRLVKCDVSPCPNIVDCYIGRPTEKRVFTYFMVGASALCIVLSVCEIIYLISKRVILCANKFKRNHRSSTPIHGRYRDEDSNCTLPMHELESKPESKSEFRSEYKPDSKAQFKSEAKPTFKPAYRLNVDMRASAPNLSLPMYKIQSDIL, encoded by the coding sequence ATGGACTGGAAGACGTTTCAAGCCCTGCTCAGTGGGGTGAATAAATACTCCACTGCTTTTGGCCGGATCTGGCTCTCTGTGGTTTTTGTGTTTCGAGTGATGGTTTACGTTGTAGCTGCAGAGAGAGTTTGGGGTGATGAGCAGAAAGACTTTGACTGCAACACTAAACAGCCAGGTTGTGCGAATGTCTGTTACGACCACTTCTTTCCCATGTCCCACATTCGGTTGTGGGCCTTGCAGCTTATCTTTGTCACCTGTCCATCGCTGATGGTGGTGATGCATGTGAAGTACCGCGAGGAGCGTGAACGGAAATACCGGGTCAAACATGGCGAAAATGCCAAGCTCTATGACAACACAGGGAAGAAGCATGGTGGACTGTGGTGGACATACCTGATCAGCCTGTTTGTGAAGACTGGTATAGAGATCACTTTCCTCTATATTCTCCATCATATCTATGATAGTTTCTACCTGCCACGCCTTGTTAAATGTGATGTGTCTCCTTGTCCCAACATTGTGGACTGTTACATTGGGAGACCCACAGAGAAAAGGGTCTTCACTTACTTCATGGTTGGAGCTTCAGCGCTGTGCATCGTGCTTAGTGTCTGCGAGATTATTTATCTCATCTCTAAACGCGTTATTCTCTGTGCCAACAAATTTAAAAGAAACCACAGGAGCAGCACACCAATTCATGGACGATACAGAGATGAAGACAGTAACTGCACCCTGCCTATGCATGAGCTGGAGAGTAAACCAGAGTCTAAATCAGAATTTAGGTCTGAGTATAAGCCTGATTCTAAAGCACAGTTTAAATCTGAGGCCAAGCCAACCTTTAAACCAGCCTACCGGCTAAATGTGGACATGAGAGCTTCTGCTCCAAATCTCTCATTACCTATGTATAAGATACAGTCGGATATACTCTAG